CGCCGCATCGGATGCGATTGTTATCGGATTTAATGTAAGAGCAAGTGTTAATGCAAAAGATATTGCAGATAAAGAAGAGGTAGAAATTAGAACATATTCTATTATCTATGCTGCTATCGATGAAGTGAAAGAAGCGATGGAAGGCATGCTTTCTCCAGAGATTAAAGAACAAGTAATTGGTAACGTAGAGATTCGCGAAGTGTTCAAGATTTCTAAAGTTGGTACTATTGCGGGTTGTATGGTTCTTACAGGAAAAGTAACCCGTAACTCAAAAGTTAGACTTCTTAGAGATGGTATCGTGAAATTCGATGGCGAGCTAGAAAGCTTAAAACGTTTCAAAGACGATGTTAAAGAAGTTACCAAGGGCTATGAGTGTGGTCTTAATTTAAAAGGTTACAACGACATTGAGGTTGGCGACATTTTAGAAGTGTACGAAGAAATCTCCGTGAAGAAGAAACTGAAATAAAAAATACTATTCAATGAATAATAGGCTGCTAAGATCATTAGCGGCCTATTTTATTTTTATTAATAATCGTTTTAATTTAAGAATTAACTTGTAAAATAAGACGTGATATAATGTTGTTTTCTTTTTGATTTTAATAAATGTTTAAGAAAGTTTTAAAATTAATTTGGTGTATTAGGAAAAAATTAACATATTTGTAGCTTATAATATCAAATTAGTGTTAATATGAACGTGAAACTACGAGTTTTAAGCGCTGGGGCTATTTTCTTTATGGGGGCCTCAATGTTTTCACAACAAAAAAAATCCGATACGATAACTAATGCTATTGAGGAGGTAGTTATTTTAGGTACGTATGGTATCAAAGAGACCCAAGAACAAAAAGTAGGTTCTTATTCATTAGTTTCTGCTAAAGCCTTAGAAAAGCCTGTTGCGATATCTGTTGATTTAGCCATTGCAGGGCAAGTTTCGGGAGCTGTTATTAGTTCTAATAGCGGACAGCCAGGGTCAAATGCAAAAGTGCTTATCCGGGGTATCAGTAGTCTTAGTGGGGATAATCAACCACTTTATATTATTGATGGTGTTCCGGTTACAGTTGGAGATCAAGCTGGTGTTGCAACCTCTTCCAATGGTTTGTCATTAGTGGATCCTTCAGATATAGAGTCAGTAGAGGTTTTGAAAGATGGTGCAACAACATCACTTTATGGATCTAGAGGGGCTTCTGGTGTTATCATTATTAAAACCAAATCTGGTAAAGGTGGTAGAGGTAAGCTAACTCTTAATATGGAGTATGGTATGGGAACTGCTGCCTACGAGAAGTATAGTTTTATGAATGCTTCACAACAGATGCAGTCTTTGGTAATGGGTTATATGGGGAACGGAGAGTCTTTGGAAGCTGCTACTAATAGTGCAAATGCAATTTTAAGAAATTGGGATGGTACTGTAGATACGGATTGGGAAAAAGCAACAAGACGCTCTTCAACAGGTTTGTACAAATATGGTCTTAATTACTCTTTCGGGAATGAAAAAATCAAAGGTTATGCTTCGGTTGGTTCTACGGAACAAGAAGGTATAATTCGTGATGCATTATATAGAAGAATTAATGCAACTGTAAAATTGAATGCTAAGCTGTCAGATAAAATTAATGTAGCATTTTCTAATATCGTATCTAGAGGAACACAGTGGGGACCATTAGATTATGGTTATTTTGCAAACCCTGTATTGAGTTCTAGATTTGCTTCTCCTACGAGTCCTATTTATAATAAAGATGGTTCTTATAATCTTGATATCGTTACTTCTGCAGGTGAAGATTTTAACCCTGTAGCTATTCAGAATATTAACAGAAGAAAGTCAGCGGTTACAAAGATACTTTCGTCTTTTGGTTTGGATTATAGCATTATGAGTAATTTGAGATTCTCTACTAATTTGGGAATGGACTACAATTACTATGATGAGTCAGAATATCGTAACCCAGATTTTGGTGATGGTAACAACCCAACACAAGGTATTATGGGGTTAGCTTTGCAGAGTGATTTTAGCTATACTACATTGAACTGGTCAAACTTCTTACACTACGATTGGACAATTAATGACGACCATAAAATTAATTTATCTGCAGGGACAGAATATACGCAATTGTGGACAAAACGTTCTCAATCTGCTTCTACAGGTTTTGCAAGTGGACACTATGAGCAGAATAACTTGCAGTGGGGACCAACACCATACATGGCTTGGTCTTATAATGAACAAAGTCATTTGATTGGTCTTATTGGAAGAGCTTCTTATGGTTACAAAGATTTGTTCAATGTAATGGGATCATTCAGAAGAGATAAATATTCACACTTTGGAGATGATAGAAAAGAAGGTAATTTCTGGGCTACTGGAGCTAATGTTAATCTTCATAAATTAGGAAACATTGGAAATTATTTTAATGAGTTAAAAGTAAGAGCGAGTTATGGTGAAGTGGGGAACATAGGAGCTATCCAATATCTTTCTCGTCCAACTTTAGGTGTTGCCAATTATATGCTAGAAAACGGGATGGCTATTAACAATCCTGGAAATGAAGATTTAGGTTGGGAAAAATCTAAAAAATATAACATCGGTTTAGACCTTGGTTTGGTTCAGAATAGATTGAAAATATCTTTAGATGTTTACAAAAATATTGTAACAGAACAGCTAACAACACAAGTGCCTAATGCACCTTCTACAGGTTTTGGTAACTTAGTAGGAAATGCGCTAGGGCATGAGTCAAAAGGTATTGAATCAACAATCTCTTATGATGTGTTCAAGAAAGGAGATTTCAACTGGACAATTAATGCTAACTATGGTTATAACAAATCAGTTGTTACTAAGATTTTAGGACCTTATGTCGGTGTAGATGGATTTAAAAGATATGTTGTAGGGCATAATCCAACAGAGTGGTTCTTGTCACATTATGCAGGTGTTGATAAGTCTAATGGAGATGCATTATGGTATACTGATGCTACCCATACGCAGTTAAGTAACGGTTCTGGTACGAGCGCTTCAGTATTAAGAGACTTTACAGGTAAAAATGCATTACCAGCGCATACTGCAGGATTAACAAATACATTTAGTTATAAAAATTTAACATTAAGCTTATTATTCACTTACCAAGGAGATTTCTATGTGTATGATCTTTGGGGAAGATATTTTGATAATGATGGTCAAGGTGTGAAAGATAATAAGGTTGTAGATGTGTTAAATAGCTGGACGCCAACTAATACAAATGCGGATAGGCCTCAATATAGAGCGGGTAACGCGGTGCCGATGTATCACTCTACAAGATATCTATATAAAGGAGATAATATCAAGCTAAAGAGTGCGGAACTTGGCTATAAACTAACTAAAGATCAAATGAAGATTGATGGTATTAATAATGTGTACCTTTATGTAAGAGGTGTTAACTTATTAACATTTGCATTTGATAAAAACTTGCCTTTCGATCCAGAATCTAATAGCAATCACATGGGAACCATTGGAGGTATGGGATTATACGATCAAACAATGCCATTGATGAGACAATTTATGGTGGGTGCAACGATTGATTTTTAATTAAAACTCTAACAACGATTACAATGAAAAATAAAATTATATTATCACTATTTTTAGGTTCATTATTATTTTCTTCTTGCTCGGACAGCATGTTCGAAGAAAATTATTCTGAAGCTGGGCTTGTAGTAGTGGATGAAAATGCAGTTAGAACTAATGCTGACTTAGAAATGTCAATTAAAGGTCTATATGCGAAATTATCTAGTTCTAACGGTTTCGGTGGAGATCATTTCACTTACCAAGAACTTACAGGAGATATTGGATTCGTTTCTCAATCTAACTCTGGTTATTTTGTGGGAACAAACGGTGGAACACACATCCAAGTTGATGGTGGCGCCGGCGGAGGACTTTGGGCAACTTTTTACAACACAATTGCTAATGCTAACTTCGTACTAAGTTTTGAAGGTAAGCTTCAAGAAGATGAAAATGCAATTCATAAAAATGAAGAATTATTTGCTCATGCAAAAATTATTAGAGCATATAACTATTTAGCATTATTAAGCTATTTTTCACCAAATTACGGTGAGGGAGATCAAAGTCTTGGGGTGCCTTATTCAACAGTTTTTGATATCAAGGCTAAATTACCAAGAGAAACTGTTCCTACAGTAATTAATAATGTTATTTCAGAATTAGAAGGCGTATCAGCATATTTTGAACAAAATGGTATCAGCGAAGGAATTTATGATTTCAAAAGATCATTTAGTCCACTTGCAGTTGAAATGCTATTGGCACGTGCTTATTTATTCAAAAAAGACTATCCAAAAGCTGAGTACTATGCTCAGAAAGTTATCGACGATACCAATATTCCTTTCTTATTGAGAAAAGATGTTGCACAATTCTTTATTAATGGAGAAGAAGCAGCTTATGAAACAATTTTTCAATTGGAATTTAACTCCGTTACACCGCAAGGTTTAACAGATTATTGGGGAACCAATGCGAGATACAAGCAAAACTTTATGGCGCGAAAATTCTGGGAGGCTTCAGGACTTAAAGTTCCTACTAATAGCGCAAAACGTGATGCAAGAGCATTCAGTTGGTATATGACCAATAATATTGTAACAGGATATCCAGATAATCCGAAACCTATCGATGTAAGAAAATACTTATCAGGATCGAGAGATTTAATCCAGCTAAGAAAGTCTGAAGCAGTTTTCATAAAGGCGGAAGCACAGTTTCATTCTAATCCAAGCTTAGCTTCTCAAACGGTTACTAATTGGGTTAAAGAATACCGCTTCCCAGACTATGTGCCAGCGGTTACATCAGGCCCAGGTGTTTTGGATGAAATCTTAACACAAAAAGCTATGGAGTTTTTCCTAGAAGGTCTTCGTTTTTCTGATTTGAAAAGAAATAACAGAGCGGTTGTTAAGTATCAAACAAACTCTATGGGACAACCATTAACAGAAATACCAGTTGGAGATAGAAGATTTATTTGGCCAATTCCATTTAGTGAAATCCAAAACAATCCAAATATTACACAAGCTCCTGGATACTAAATTATATTAATTCGGAGTAATATTATATTACTCCGAATTAAAAAAAATATTTATATTTGAATATCATTTAAAATTTATTATTATGAAAAAATTATTACTTTCTTTATCTGCTTTAGCAATCGGAGGTTTATTACAAGCACAAACCCCAGGATGGGATGGGATGCAAACAGGTGCGCCATCTTTGCATTACCCATATGCAATGTCTGTTATTGATGCTAACACAGTTTGGTTTGCAGATCATGCAATAAGCAGTGCTCCGGACCAAGGGAAATATACAACAAAAACTACGGATGGTGGTGCAACATGGACGAATATCGCAATAACAGGTATTCCTAGTGCGGCTACTTTAGGTGACTTTAGTGCAGCTTCAGCTACAACTGCTTGGGCTGTTTCCTCTGGCTCTGGATCACAAAATGGTGTTTGGAAAACAACAAATGGTGGTACATCTTGGACTAAGCAGACTTCTGCTGCTTACGGAGGCCAATCATTTGCTAACATCGTTTATTTCTGGGATGAGAACGAAGGTATCTCCGCTGGTGACCCTGTAGGCGCTAATTTTGAAATGTACAAAACTACTAATGGTGGTACAAACTGGACAAAAATAACGAATGCACCTGCGCATGCTGGTGATTTCGGTTATACGCATATTAGATTTGTTACAGGTAATAATATTTGGATGGGTACAGATACAGGACGTGTATTATATTCTCCAGATAAAGGCGCTACTTGGCAAACATTCCAGTCACCAGCATTAGACTTTGGTGGTGTTACTACAGCTGGAAGTTTCGCAAACATGGCTTTTAAAGATGCATCAAATGGTCTTCTTCAAACGAATGATAGTGGGGTAGTTGGTCTTTGGAAAACTTCTGATAGTGGAGCGAATTGGACTGAGGTGTTCCCACAAGGAAACTTCAATGGAGAAAATATCGCTTATGTGCCAGGTACAGCTAATACTTATGTAAGTACAAGTGGAGACGGAGCTTCTTATTCTCTTGATGGTGGAGAAAACTGGGTAGATATGGAGTTCCCTGCAGGGGAGGCGCCGTATGCTGGTGCAGTTCAATTTATAAGTCCTACAGTTGGTTATGCTGGAGGGGCGAGCGAGGCTGCTGTTGGAGGCGTGCCTATTAGTGCAATGTATAAATTCAGAGGACAATTCTTAGCAGTATCAGATGTTAATGCTTCTAAAGCTAAATTAACAATTGCTAATAACCCTGTAGGTGATAAAGTTGAATTAAAGTCAACTAAAGAAATTGTTACTGCAACAGTAATTGATATGGCTGGAAAAGCTATAAAAAGAGAAAATGCAGCGTCATTCAATGTTTCTAATCTATCAAAAGGAACTTATATTATCCAAGTTCAATATAAAGACGGAAGTTTTGAAAACACTAAGATGATTAAGAAATAATTTAATTATTTATAACACACGAGCCACCAAATTAGTAATTTGGTGGCTTTTTTATTAAATATTTATGTGTTAAATTTTTGGATATGTTAAATATTATTAACATATTTGCGCCGAGTAAATATTAAATAGTGTTAATATGAATGTAAAATTAAAAGTGTTAACTGCTGGGGTGTTGTTTTTTACAGGACAAGCAGTTTTTGCACAACAAAAAGCAAAAGATACGGCTACAACCTCAATAGAAGAAGTCGTTCTAGTTGGTTATGGAAAACAGAAAAGAACTGATGTAACAGGATCAATTACTACAGTTAAGTCAGAAGCTCTTCAAGAGCAGCCAGTATCGTCGGTTGAGCTTGCATTGCAAGGTAAGGCACCAGGTGTACAAGTTGCAAGTACTGGAGGAAGAGCAGGGAATACTACTAAGATTAGCATTAGAGGGAATGGTTCTTTAAGTGCTTCAAATAATCCATTATACATTATTGATGGAGTTCCCCAAGAATCTATGGGTAATTTGTCTCCTGACGATATAAGTAGTATGCAGGTTTTAAAAGATGCAGCTTCGAGTGCTATTTATGGTTCAAGGGCTTCTAATGGTGTGGTTTTGATTGAAACAAAAGCAGGACGATATAATGGAAAACCAACAGTTTCTTTCTCTAGTTCTTATGGTATTCAAGAGATAATTAAAAGACCTGATCTGTTAAACGCTGAACAATACAGACAAGTACATGAAGCAGCAAGATTGAATTATCTTAGTGATATTCAAAAAGGAATTTTAGCATCTCCTGCTACTGGATCAGTAGGGTATTTAGGACTTAATAATCCAATGACGGATACTGGAATTAATACTAATTGGATGGATTATGTATTAAGAACTGGGGTTATTACAAATAATCAAATTAGTTTTACTGGCGGTACAGATAAATCGAAAATGTATTTGTCAGTATCTCATATTGATCAAGAAGGTATTATCCAACAAGATAAATATCAGATAGCAAGAGTTAGATTGAATGTAGAGCAAAAGATGACAGATAAGTTTAAAATAGGAATGAATTCTTATTTTACATATACTAGTTCTAATCCAATTGCTGATGATAACAATACTTACCAACCGTGGAGTAATGCTATGAATGCGGCTCCAAATCAAGCTGTATATGGTGCCGATGGTAGACCTAATAGGAATCTTAATACGAACAATCCTTTATGGGCTTTTGAAAGACAAGTTAGTGATAAATGGCAGAATATCGGAGCTAATTTCTTTGCTATTTACAACCCAATTAAAGAAATTACCTTAAAAACTTCCATTAGTGGAAATATTGCTTCAAATCGATACAATAGATTTGATGCGCCAAGTACAAGAAGAGGAGAGAAAGAAGGAAAACCATGGGGTTATGGATATTATAGTACGCAAAATAATAGAGATTTTTTAATTGAAAATACAGCGTCCTATGATAAATCTTTTGTAGATAATAAATTGAAGCTTAATGTTTTGGTTGGACAGTCATTTCAACGTTGGGAATATGAAGATTCTTATGTAGCAGGGGAGAACTTTCCGTCGGATAATTTACCATGGTTAATATCTGCAGGAACTATAAACCAAGGAAGAAGTTATTTCACTGCAATGTCTTTAGCCTCGTTCTTTGGTAGAGCACAAATAACTTGGGATAATAAGTATAATTTAATGTTATCAACAAGATATGATGGGTCCTCTAAATTTAGAAAAGGAAATAAGTGGGGTAATTTCCCAGCAGCATCCATTGGGTGGACTGTGTCAAATGAATCTTTCTTTAATGTACCTGCAATTAATGAATTTAAATTGAGAGCGTCTTATGGATTTACTGGAAATCAAACAGGAATTAGTTATGCCGCTGGACAAAATCTTATTTCGGGTGGACAAAATCATAATCAAAACCCTGGTTTAGCCGTAACTGATTTATACAACCCAGATTTGAAATGGGAAAAAGGAAAATCTATAGATGCAGGATTTGATTTATCAATGTTCAATAGAAGACTAAATCTAACAGCAGATTATTATGATAAAACGACAAATGATTTGTTATATAGAATGCCTGTAGGTCAAGAAAGTGGATTTTTAAACCAACTACGTAACGTAGGTTCTATTAACAATAAAGGTTTTGAGGTAGCCTTAGATGCTAAAATAATTAAGGGTTCTATGTTTACATGGGATTTTGGAGCTAATTTCTCATATAATAAGAATACTGTAGAAAAAATTGGAACTAAAGCTGGTCAATATACAACTGGATTTGTTTCTATCGTTAAAGAAGGCGAGTCTCTGGGATCATTTTATATTCTTGAATCTTTAGGAGTTGCAAAAGAAACTTATCAATATAAAGATGCTACTGGTAAAGTTACTAAAACAGTACAAGCTGGAGACATGATTTATAAAGATGTTAACGGTGATGGTATTATTAATAATAATGATAGACAGGTCTTCAGTGGAGGTATTGCGCCAATGTATGGTGGTTTAAATACAAGAATTGCTTATGGAATTGTTGATTTATCAATTAATGCACAATACTCTATCGGGAAAAAAGTATATGCGATGTACAAAGAGAAAAGTGTTAGTGGTGCAGCAACAGGTTATCCCTCTTTCTCAACCAATATGATAGGTGAACAAATGGATTATTGGACACCAGAGAATACAGATACTAATGTACCTCGTCCACATTTGGCTAGTGCTACTTCATCATGGAATAATCAAAAGTCTACAAGATTTTTAGAAAATGCAGACTATTTAAGAATTACTGATATTACTTTAGGGGTAAATCTTAAAAATGAACATTTAGGATTCATTAAATCAATGAGAATTTATGCTCAGGTTAGAAATGCATTTACTTTTACGAAATATAGCGGATTAGATCCTGAAACTTATTATGTGGATCAAACTGTTGGTTCTTCACAAACTACCACTGATACAACTAAGATATCTTCTGGTGTAGACATCAACGGAATTCCAAATGTTAAAATTTATAGTTTAGGACTAAATGTTAACTTCTAAAATTAATTAAAATGAAAAAATTAAGTATATTACTATTGTCATTTGGTTTACTTTTTACTTCATGTGAAAAAGAACTAGACATTAAATCTGAAGTTGCTTTGGATGGAAATTCTTCACTGTCTTCGTCAGATATTGATAAAATATTAACAGGAACCTATAAGAAAGTAATGGAGCCAAGTAATTATCCTTACTTTAACGTTATGGCCTCAGAAATTATGGGTGATAATTATAAACCATTCAAATTTCAATTTATTCAAATACAATATCTTTCTGAACATACTACACCGCCAGATGATATTATGCTAAGTTATTTTTATAAAGATTTCTATGCGGCTATCATGAGAGCACATACTGTACTTAAAGTACCAACTGCATCTAATTCTCAAAAAGGAAAAGCAAGATATGTAAGAGCATTAAGTTATTTAAGACTTTATGATTTATTCGAAGGCGTTCCGGTAGTAGATGAGAATTATGATGGTTCTCCAGTTAAGGCTAATACTCCCAAAGAAGTTCTTAATTTTATTATTGAAGATTTGAAGTATGCTAAAGCTAATATTGAACCAATCAATGTGGGGAACCAAGATTCAAAACTAACTCCAACTAAAGAAGCGGCATCTGCTTTGTTAGCTAGAGTATATAGAATGAACGGTGATCTTGCTAGTGCAGGTGTTGAAGCTGAAGAACTAATTAAAAGTGGTAAGTTTGCTATATCAGATAATCCTAAAAATAATGATAATGAGGTAATCATGAAGTTTGCTGGTAACTTAGCAGAAGCTAATGGTTCATGGGGTTGGATTATGAGCTACGATGCTAGAACTTGGAATTGTTTCGGTGTGTCAGATCAAATTATTGCTTTATTAGGGCAAGATGACACTAGAAGAGTTCTTTTCGATATTGATGAAGCACCACAAACAGGAAATTTCATTTTTTCTAATAAATATTCAAGAGCTGATGATTCGGATTTATTGATTTCAAGAATTCCAGAGATGTATCTTATCTCTGCTGAGGCTGGTAATTCAGCTAGATTGACTGAACTTCAAAGCAAAAGAAAATCATCATTGTCTTTAGATGACGAAAGAAGATTGGAATTGTCTTTCGAATGGGTAAGATGGTCTGATCTAAAATTGAAAGGGGAACCATATAAATTGCCTTTCCCACAAGGAGCTATGGATGCTAATGATTTATTAGGTAAATAATAAAAATTATCATTATTAAAAAGCTGCCTTTCAATTTATTGAAAGGTAGCTTTTTTTGTTGCTATCTTTACTTTAAAATTTTTATTATAAGGAGTTTTTAAGCATTCATAAAAATCCGTTACTTTTGTATTTCAAAACTTTCGAATGAGATACATTCTTTTAGCATTCCTTTTTGGTGTTCAGTTTTTGTCTGCGCAGATTATAACCAGCAAAGACGGCACAAAAAAAAGCGAAGATACTTTGGTTGTGGTTTCGGGCACAAAAGACTCGCTGGAAATTTTTAAACCAACAATTAATGATTACTTGTATCAAACACAGTTTTCACAAAAGAAACTTTTTGATACAAGCTTTTCTATTTCGCGATCCTATGCGTTTACCCAATTCAATAACCGCGATAACTTCGGGAAAATTCAGTTTGTAAATATAGGTTCGGGTTTTCAACCACTGATTTTTGAAACCAATAAAGAGCAAAATCTTTCGGTGCTTCCTACCAACAAATCTTTTTTTATTTTAGGAGCCGATGCTATCAAATATTATGATGTCAAAACGCCAACAGCAACGTTTGTCTATCACAATGCGATGCGAAATGGCGCAGCATTGAGTTCAACTTACACGCAAAATGTAGGAAAAAATTTCAATTTTGCGATAGAATATATGGGATTGCGCTCTCAGGGTTTGTACAGAAATAGTTTGGCAGCGTCAAACAATAGCATATTTTCTGCGCATTACAAATCCAAAAATGAAAAATATGAAGCCTTCGCGCATTACATTCATCAAAATATAAACAATGAAGAATATGGTGGGATTGCAGATATAGACGTTTTTCTTAGTGGAGATTCTCGTTTTAAAAACCGCCAAAATTTGGAAACCAATCTCAGTGATGTGACTTCCAGATTGTATTACAGACGCTATTATTTCAGTCACGAGTTTGCGCCTTTGGATCCTGCAAAATATCCTTTTAAACTTAGACATACGATCTCGCATCAGGGCAACAAATATTATTTCAGTCAAGCTTCAGTACATCCTTTCCTTGGAGACGATGTTATTAATGGTTTTGCCTTGTCGTCCAAGAAATATTCTGATAACTTGAGTAATACCTTCAGTTTAGTTTGGGATAAAGAAAACTTCAAATTGGATGCAGGTGTTCGTCATCAAAACATCACTTTTGGGAATCTTTATCCTTCCGACTCATTGGCCATTCCAGGTACTTTGAAGGAAAACAGGTTCGGTGCTTTAGGAAATTTGGAAATCAAACTTTGGAATCGTTTTCAATTAAAATCTTTTCTTGAATTTTCTAACGGTAATACATTCGGGACTTTTCTTAAAACGACAAATTTAGTTCAGTTCGAGCCCATTAAAGATTATTTCGTAGATGCCCATTTTAACTTCCAAAGTGCAGTGCCTAGTTTTAATAATTTGTTGAACACCTCGATTTATGGACATTACAATTACTATCTTAATGATTCAAAAAATGAAACAACGACAGAGCTGGGTGCAAAACTCCGTTTAAAATGGTTTGACTCAAATATTTATGTTAATTTGGTACGTGTTGACAATTACGCTTATTTTGATAAAACTGGAAAATCTTTACAAGCGCCGGATGCACTCAATATCACACAAGTTGGTGGAGAAGCGACTTTACGTTACGGAAAATTTAACCTCAATGGTCGATTACATTTCCAAAATGCAATTTCGGGGAAAGATTATTTTCCGATGCCGAGCTTTATAGGCCGCGCTAATTTGTATTATCAAACCAAAGCTTTTAAAGATGCTGCCGAAATACAAGCGGGCATTAAAGTTTATTATTTCACAAAATTTGCATCACGCGATTATTCGCCAGTTCTTAACGAATTTATGCTTCCCAATGACAGAGCTTATTCCATCGGAGGCCAGCCGATTGCAGACGCTTACTTTAATCTGAAAGTGAAACGTATGTTCTTCTATATCGAAGCGCAACATTTTAATACGACATTTTTACAAAACAAATCT
This genomic stretch from Chryseobacterium sp. POL2 harbors:
- a CDS encoding RagB/SusD family nutrient uptake outer membrane protein, encoding MKKLSILLLSFGLLFTSCEKELDIKSEVALDGNSSLSSSDIDKILTGTYKKVMEPSNYPYFNVMASEIMGDNYKPFKFQFIQIQYLSEHTTPPDDIMLSYFYKDFYAAIMRAHTVLKVPTASNSQKGKARYVRALSYLRLYDLFEGVPVVDENYDGSPVKANTPKEVLNFIIEDLKYAKANIEPINVGNQDSKLTPTKEAASALLARVYRMNGDLASAGVEAEELIKSGKFAISDNPKNNDNEVIMKFAGNLAEANGSWGWIMSYDARTWNCFGVSDQIIALLGQDDTRRVLFDIDEAPQTGNFIFSNKYSRADDSDLLISRIPEMYLISAEAGNSARLTELQSKRKSSLSLDDERRLELSFEWVRWSDLKLKGEPYKLPFPQGAMDANDLLGK
- a CDS encoding putative porin, which encodes MRYILLAFLFGVQFLSAQIITSKDGTKKSEDTLVVVSGTKDSLEIFKPTINDYLYQTQFSQKKLFDTSFSISRSYAFTQFNNRDNFGKIQFVNIGSGFQPLIFETNKEQNLSVLPTNKSFFILGADAIKYYDVKTPTATFVYHNAMRNGAALSSTYTQNVGKNFNFAIEYMGLRSQGLYRNSLAASNNSIFSAHYKSKNEKYEAFAHYIHQNINNEEYGGIADIDVFLSGDSRFKNRQNLETNLSDVTSRLYYRRYYFSHEFAPLDPAKYPFKLRHTISHQGNKYYFSQASVHPFLGDDVINGFALSSKKYSDNLSNTFSLVWDKENFKLDAGVRHQNITFGNLYPSDSLAIPGTLKENRFGALGNLEIKLWNRFQLKSFLEFSNGNTFGTFLKTTNLVQFEPIKDYFVDAHFNFQSAVPSFNNLLNTSIYGHYNYYLNDSKNETTTELGAKLRLKWFDSNIYVNLVRVDNYAYFDKTGKSLQAPDALNITQVGGEATLRYGKFNLNGRLHFQNAISGKDYFPMPSFIGRANLYYQTKAFKDAAEIQAGIKVYYFTKFASRDYSPVLNEFMLPNDRAYSIGGQPIADAYFNLKVKRMFFYIEAQHFNTTFLQNKSYTAPYFPIYDFRLNLGIVWYLFS